The DNA region AGGTATGGATGAACTAGGAAAGTTGTTGCATGTTATCCACAAAGGCAGCAATCTACTTACATTTTCCTCATTCATACCATACAGCTTATTTAGGTCACATTTTCCCtgcctgtgtgaatgtgtgtgtgtgctatgccCTTGTGGTAAGCATATATTCTCTCACTGAGCTCCACCTCAGATCAGCCACTTTTTGGAGAACATGATTATTTCAGTACTTTCAGAAGTCAGAGTTTAACCCTTGTTTCTCTACCTTAGTGCCACTTGCCAGCTGCCAGGACCCTTCTCCTCTCTGGACTCTAGCATTGAAACCCTGAAGAAGAAGGCACAGGAACTGATTGAAAACATCAATGAAAGCAGGCAGAAGGACCACGCACTTATGACCAACTTCAGGGACAGCCTCAAGATGAAGGTGATGAGTCCCTCAGAGTGAAGGGAAGctataagaaggaaagaaggacccATGGTCTGACATCTGTTAGGTTACAGGCACTCTGCTAGGCAGGCACTTTGCACATAGCTCTCATTTTACTCTAGAAGAGTCAATAGATTGGCCCATATTAAAGTGAGAAAATTAAGGCTCAGAAGTGAATGATTTTGGATGAAAGTATTGCTtagtggtaaagcatttgcctaaCCTGAAAACTGATACTGGTGtgatacccacacatatacacactttttTAAGTGGCAAACTAGATGAGGTAActccacctttaatctcagcccttgggaaatagaggcaggcaaatctttgagttcagggccagcctgatatacatagtgagtttcaaactagtgagagtctgtctcaagaaaaaaaaaagagtgaggcctggtggctcagcagttaagagcacttactgttcttccagaggaatgGGTTTGACTCCTAACACCCATGTTAGGTAGCTTACAACTCCTGTAACAGCAGTTCTTgtagatctgatgcccacttggGACCTCCATGATCAGTAGGTATGCATGTTACACatataaacaagcaagcaaaaacacccatagctattaaagaaaaaaagtgataGAAGGGAGCCAGGCTCAGGAACTGAGATCCATCCAATTCAAGAGTCTTAagcaccaggcggtggtggcgcatgcctttaatcccagcacttgggaggcaaaggcaggtggatttctgagttcgaggccagcctggtctaaagagtaagtttcaggacagccagagctacacagagaaaccctgtctcgggaaagaaaaaaaaaaaaagtcttaagcATGCTAGATGAGTACTCTTAATACTTGGCTATGTTTATATCCcagacttatttttgttttgaagcagggtctcacttgCCCTTGAACTCTCTGTAgtccaggccttgaacttgtaatgttcctgccttagctttctgaCTACCTAGGAGTATAAGCCTGGTCCAACAGGCTTGGCTGTGGCTGGCCTTATCTTTCCCATGTATCTTCAGAAAGTAGCTGTGGTCTGGGATAATATAGCTGGTCCTACAATACACATAGGGCTCATGCCTCACAAAGCCTGATGGTACACTTGTTGGAATGCAGAATCTGTGCATTGCCTGAATGTGGCTGTGCCTGGTGCTGCTTGAAAGTGCACAGCCTGCAGAGCCATGAACTTCACTGGTCTTGGGCCTTCAGTCAGATCTCTCCTATTTCTAATTTATACATATTGTCTTTCCTTGGTATCCAATAAGAGGAATTAGTTTTAGAACCTCACAGATGCCAGTTTTCACAGTTCTCTCATATCAAATGAAGTAATATCTGCATAGAACCAATGAATGTCTTTCtgtacattttacttatttttgaggcagagtcttgctaTCTAACTCTTcgatggcctgaaactcagtgtgtagcccagaagactctttctcctgcctctactaccaagtgctagaattataggtgtaTACCATTACACCTCATTTCCTGCACATCTCCTTTTCATCATTCCTACATTTAGTAAGAACTAACCGAACATATACAATGTtatcttgttttaaaagaagcTGGGCATTGTAGCATATCCCTATAATTCCCAGGACTTAGGAGGTAGCACTAGGGTCAGGCGTTCAAAACCAGcttcaactacatagcaagttcaaggccagtcccaACTACGTGAGACTGATCATCTGAACCATAAGAACTGGgaatggtggtgtacacctgtgaGCATATAATCCCAACACTAAGGAGACTGACACTTGGAAGATtgatgagttcaagactagcctgggctacatggcagaCCCACgtcttaaaaaaaagtaacataaaCAAAATTTTGCCTGTAGTCAGTGTAGTTCTTAATTACTTTTTGTAAGGTCTCAGATATGACAGAAAAGTTGGAGGAGAGGATGTACCAGGTGTACAGCCACCACAGCAAAATCATTCAGGAAAGACTACAAGAATTCACCCAGAAGATGGCAAACATCAACCATCTGGAAATGGAGCTCAAACAAGTCTGCCAAACTGTGGAAACTGTGTACAAGGACCTATGTGCCCAGTATGAGGTAAGAATTTGGGGTGGATCCTACGAGAAAGACCTGGAATGATTCTCCCAGCTGAAAGTAAAATATGAATAGGAACTAGACTTTATTCCTCCTGAAGTGTAGGAAATCAAAT from Mastomys coucha isolate ucsf_1 unplaced genomic scaffold, UCSF_Mcou_1 pScaffold22, whole genome shotgun sequence includes:
- the Syce2 gene encoding synaptonemal complex central element protein 2 isoform X1; its protein translation is MERQGVSEVAVPPVELKDQEPPAITESGEHQQREDHEDTLGSVAPSATCQLPGPFSSLDSSIETLKKKAQELIENINESRQKDHALMTNFRDSLKMKVSDMTEKLEERMYQVYSHHSKIIQERLQEFTQKMANINHLEMELKQVCQTVETVYKDLCAQYEIPTSEEQNYKDGDC
- the Syce2 gene encoding synaptonemal complex central element protein 2 isoform X2; this translates as MERQGVAVPPVELKDQEPPAITESGEHQQREDHEDTLGSVAPSATCQLPGPFSSLDSSIETLKKKAQELIENINESRQKDHALMTNFRDSLKMKVSDMTEKLEERMYQVYSHHSKIIQERLQEFTQKMANINHLEMELKQVCQTVETVYKDLCAQYEIPTSEEQNYKDGDC